From the genome of Podospora pseudoanserina strain CBS 124.78 chromosome 7 map unlocalized CBS124.78p_7.2, whole genome shotgun sequence, one region includes:
- a CDS encoding uncharacterized protein (MEROPS:MER0043475; COG:F; EggNog:ENOG503P3R4) → MTILESPHSIVKTAPHSRPLKLAILLNSYRSPFIHEIRDSYIRSLSQVTHYPGTQLSFFYPADNYKQENDLPDLSRDNYDLIVIGGGNADPRKRHAWILRVHKFILDTVKNYPRQKICGICWGHQTIGMLFGGEVIDLEHPELGVTEAALTPLGQKFFGSRDHHHHHQQQHRASTSHGKVGKKVLSLQQHHRRALGTAPKGFHELLVDNQAFVSQNNAILTFQGHPEKDARCAKLRVGDAVRWYSLGKNSVSEGETGSSESEEEERVTMLGKIQKDMERQHDGVEVWGRVLDWVREGSSGAGHEILHGGGVHL, encoded by the coding sequence ATGACTATTCTAGAATCCCCCCATTCTATCGTGAAGACGGCACCCCACAGCAGGCCTCTCAAACTCGCCATCCTGCTCAACTCATACCGTTCACCCTTCATCCACGAGATTAGGGACTCGTACAttcgctccctctcccaggtCACCCACTACCCGGGCACTCAactctcttttttctacCCGGCCGATAACTACAAGCAGGAGAACGACCTGCCTGATTTAAGCCGGGACAACTACGACTTGATCGTAATCGGGGGCGGAAACGCCGACCCGAGGAAGAGGCACGCGTGGATCTTGAGGGTTCACAAGTTCATTCTTGACACGGTCAAGAACTACCCGCGGCAGAAAATTTGCGGGATATGCTGGGGACACCAGACGATTGGGATGCTGTTTGGTGGCGAGGTGATTGATCTGGAACATCCCGAGCTGGGGGTGACCGAGGCGGCTCTAACGCCGCTGGGGCAGAAGTTTTTTGGTTCGAGggatcatcaccatcatcatcaacagcagcaccggGCCAGCACCTCGCATGGAAaggtggggaagaaggttTTGAGTCttcagcagcatcaccgtCGCGCGCTTGGCACGGCACCAAAGGGGTTTCACGAATTGTTGGTTGACAACCAGGCTTTTGTCAGCCAGAATAACGCGATTCTAACCTTTCAGGGTCATCCTGAAAAGGATGCTCGGTGTGCCAagttgagggtgggggatgcGGTTAGGTGGTATAGCCTTGGGAAAAACAGTGTGAGCGAAGGGGAGACCGGGTCGTCAGAGtctgaagaggaagaaagggtGACGATGTTGGGGAAGATCCAGAAGGATATGGAAAGGCAGCACGATGGAGTGGAGGTTTGGGGCAGGGTGTTGGATTGGGTTAGGGAGGGGAGTTCTGGGGCGGGTCATGAAATTCTCCATGGAGGCGGTGTACATTTGTGA
- a CDS encoding uncharacterized protein (EggNog:ENOG503NXXI; COG:N), with the protein MAPLNPYTYIQCPCSDSASLGRPSDATSPTSADGDEEDNAFDPRAPRANFSLYPLEYLLYCEDCHQIRCPRCITEEIATYFCPSCLFEVPSSNLKSEGNRCTRSCFQCPICIGPLSVTSIEAPPSDPSLLAPDRAGTPHTTYSLICSYCSWSSTEICIQFDKPNSIHAQLAKIRNGGASRLTAKERKERRKELSHRGGEAALAASSEAAAGQDTDLETQFANLKLFYNSQLADPNAGDNGFSSLGDLGFSSPSSLSRIMNLYTGGKLHDPRAKSKLGAMREAITADEGLLETDLDESSLITQLHQSDFLDTASNTQICSQPPNLGETHLYGAARFNSSLRPVPYLLRTKRSKRCPVCRHIISKPEAKVQTTRFRIRLVAGSYIPSITIRRLNLPGPNGPAAPAILGDLLEPLKPVHFVLTFKNPIFESLKVTLGAPAKTPGRFPSKVTVLCPQFDIDANTDVWDEALKENDRESSGRSRRRAGTESQFQVEVGKIWERGRNWVSIIVEVVPASLKLEPGRDVLKQDEDVLEIPMFVRIEWEAEGGGDDAASGTGRDKDQKEKKELAYWCVLGLGRIKQG; encoded by the exons ATGGCGCCCTTGAATCCATACACGTACATTCAATGTCCCTGCTCCGACTCAGCATCGCTTGGGCGGCCTTCAGACGCAACATCGCCGACCAGTGCCGACGGTGACGAAGAAGATAACGCCTTCGATCCCCGTGCCCCGCGAGCCAACTTCAGTCTTTACCCCCTCGAGTATCTCTTGTACTGCGAAGACTGTCACCAGATTCGCTGCCCTCGCTGTATCACTGAGGAGATTGCGACCTACTTCTGTCCCAGTTGTCTGTTTGAAGTGCCGAGCAGCAACCTTAAGAGTGAGGGCAACAG ATGTACTCGCAGCTGCTTTCAGTGCCCAATATGCATTGGGCCCCTTTCCGTAACGAGCATAGAGGCACCGCCGTCAGACCCAAGTCTACTTGCCCCTGACCGCGCTGGCACACCGCACACGACATACTCGCTGATTTGCTCCTACTGCAGCTGGAGCTCGACCGAAATCTGCATTCAGTTTGACAAGCCGAATAGTATTCACGCTCAGCTCGCCAAAATCCGCAATGGGGGCGCTTCCAGACTCACGGCTAAGGAACGTAAGGAACGGCGTAAGGAGTTGTCCCATCGCGGAGGGGAGGCAGCACTAGCAGCGTCAAGTGAAGCTGCTGCAGGGCAAGATACGGACCTGGAAACACAGTTTGCGAATCTCAAGCTGTTTTATAACAGTCAGCTTGCCGATCCAAACGCGGGAGATAACGGCTTCTCGTCTCTGGGAGATCTCGGCTTTTCGTCGCCGTCCTCGTTGTCACGAATAATGAACCTGTACACGGGCGGAAAGCTCCATGACCCAAGAGCCAAGTCCAAGTTGGGCGCCATGCGCGAAGCCATCACGGCCGACGAAGGCCTACTCGAGACAGACCTCGACGAATCCTCACTGATCACTCAACTCCATCAATCAGATTTTCTCGACACAGCGTCAAACACCCAAATCTGCTCCCAGCCGCCCAACCTGGGAGAAACTCATCTTTATGGAGCTGCCCGGTTCAACTCGTCTCTGCGGCCAGTTCCCTACCTCTTGCGTACAAAACGCTCCAAGCGCTGCCCTGTCTGCCGTCACATCATCTCCAAGCCCGAAGCCAAAGTCCAGACCACGCGCTTCAGAATCAGGTTGGTAGCAGGCAGCTATATCCCAAGCATCACTATCCGCCGTCTCAACCTCCCGGGGCCTAATGGGCCCGCTGCCCCCGCCATCCTGGGCGATCTCCTCGAGCCTCTCAAGCCGGTGCACTTTGTTCTGACGTTTAAGAACCCGATTTTCGAATCCCTCAAAGTAACCCTCGGTGCCCCGGCCAAAACTCCAGGCAGGTTCCCCAGTAAGGTGACGGTTCTCTGCCCGCAGTTTGACATTGACGCCAACACCGACGTCTGGGATGAGGCGCTCAAGGAAAACGACCGCGAGTCGTCGGGTAGGAGCCGACGCCGGGCGGGGACCGAGAGCCAGTTTCAGGTCGAGGTTGGTAAGATTTGGGAGCGAGGCCGGAACTGGGTTAGTATTATCGTCGAGGTTGTTCCTGCTTCCTTGAAGTTGGAACCAGGTCGGGATGTGTTGAagcaggatgaggatgtgTTGGAGATTCCCATGTTTGTGCGGATCGAAtgggaggcggagggtggaggtgatgatgctgcttcTGGAACCGGCCGGGACAAGGAtcaaaaggaaaagaaagaattgGCATATTGGTGTGTGCTTGGGCTGGGAAGGATCAAACAGGGTTGA
- the RPS7A gene encoding ribosomal protein S7A (EggNog:ENOG503NTZ0; COG:J) produces MVGQQTVHRLLILPIRPTENSPGLSNPIRQGLANPFSINHFDNLAASPSRDFFGTRPSTTTAKMSTPQLSKIAANSPSHSKPSELEQAIAGALYDLESNTADLKAALRPLQFTSAREIEVGHGKKAIVIFVPVPSLQGFHRVQQRLTRELEKKFSDRHVLILAARRILPRPKRSTRSRNLQKQKRPRSRTLTAVHDAILTDLVYPVEIVGKRIRTKEDGSKTLKVILDEKERGGVDYRLDTYSEVYKRLTGRGVIFEFPQTGSAEY; encoded by the exons ATGGTGGGGCAACAGACAGTTCACCGCCTGCTAATATTGCCAATCAGGCCCACCGAAAATTCTCCAGGGCTTTCAAACCCTATCCGCCAAGGCCTGGCCAATCCATTTTCCATCAACCACTTTGACAACCTCGCAGCGAGCCCATCTCGAGACTTCTTCGGAACCCGACCATCGACGACAACGGCCAAAATGTCTACCCCTCAGCTCAGCAAGATCGCGGCTAACAGCCCTTCGCACTCCAAGCCCTCTGAGCTTGAGCAGGCCATCGCTGGCGCTCTCTACGACCTCGAGAGCAACACTGCTGACCTCAAGGCTGCCCTCCGCCCTCTGCAGTTCACTTCTGCTCGCGAG ATCGAGGTTGGCCACGGCAAGAAGGCTATTGTCATCTTTGTCCCCGTTCCTTCTCTGCAGGGTTTCCACCGTGTCCAGCAGCG CTTGACCCGtgagctcgagaagaagtTCTCCGACCGCCacgtcctcatcctcgctgctCGCCGCattctcccccgccccaagCGCTCCACCCGCTCCCGCAACCTCCAGAAGCAGAAGCGTCCCCGTTCCCGCACTCTTACCGCTGTCCACGATGCTATCCTGACCGACCTCGTCTACCCCGTCGAGATCGTCGGCAAGCGTATCCGCACCAAAGAGGACGGCTCCAAGACCCTCAAGGTCATCCTTGACGAGAAGGAGCGCGGCGGTGTTGACTACAGACTCGACACCTACTCCGAGGTTTACAAGCGCCTCACCGGCCGTGGTGTCATCTTCGAGTTCCCCCAGACCGGCTCTGCCGAGTACTAG
- a CDS encoding uncharacterized protein (MEROPS:MER0016159; EggNog:ENOG503P0ZW; COG:O; COG:T), with amino-acid sequence MHGYSSSSETDDYYSYRKHKATVPATTTTNDANKKKKKRKVPPQQRINRIWKRFSDKRFNKAVAVLPFDPVLPPSISERSNELLSAGYERAASECRRKVQKIIQECRRVNMRYRDPGWDLDWDLKMEKGHTLNTLGRTKYDLSMSTMLNPSSVVPKAVKRVHEIFEKPTFMANLSGNDVKQGSLGDCWLMASFSGLANVEDGIKRICVEYDTRIGIYGFVFYRDGEWIYSIIDDKLFLKSPCWDSPSMQRDLLQQIDREDVERVYRQTYQTGSKALFFAQCKDQNETWVPLIEKAYAKAHGDYASLAGGWIGEGLEDLSGGVTTELLASDILDLDGFWENELSRVNEEFLFGCSTGLLDGGYGDRDGISEGHAYVVMEARTLKNGTRLLKLRNPWGKTKKGIWEGAWSDGSKEWTTEVQEELGHHFGSDSVFWISYEDLLRKYQHFDRTRLFREKDWRCCQRWIGVEVPWKPQYNEKFHIKLTKESPLVIVLSQLDNRYFKGLHGQYSFRLQFRLHEQDRPDPEDYIVRSHGNYLMDRSVSIELPSMLPGNYSVFISVVGERDSEALSIEEVVKRECKKRVENEKLAQVGYAYDLAHSKAAAHLEAVKKLRKKADQKKASEARVKERRKNWEKRHLNREITKKQGRKNNKKLEAKQAAREAKKRAEEELKPKDAGVQTDIAPKEEKPVEARATDVPKTDESKDAKSDDKTPGSKIEGRDTQKKEADKAAEDPAKAETEPKREDSTPVVVDDAKSSDEEGEDTPLATPSETPSLEKTEHEASGLSGDETERTPDEKKEATETSKDKADDKAEDKTKDKDQAKGEDNPEQPKDEDAETPSAATSESSGTPQLTPKSDAATPDTDKAKPKDEDKAAAAASSPTSTGSPPPSPATSNPSPPPPVQQKKPPNMYVTSDGESSASPVEDWEALYSSDDMTRKPRMAAPPPAGQAVVSKYRDETEDENEPDPWNAICVVGLRVYSKDENLELRVVMEGGELGEGGMGEKGGVDLDNAQANAGGARSTKIHRDEESEKEEAAYEGDSEVEKRKKKEKRKKKGKKSSGSESSSGSSSESGEEEQSQKDKNKEDDGMAKYPVIVQKGKGEEEYETAVESQLEN; translated from the exons ATGCATGGCTActcgtcttcctcggagACGGACGACTACTATAGCTACCGCAAGCACAAGGCAACGGTTCctgccaccacgaccaccaacgacgccaacaagaagaagaagaaacgcAAGGTGCCTCCTCAGCAGAGAATCAACCGGATATGGAAACGCTTCAGCGACAAGCGGTTCAACAAGGCGGTAGCAGTCTTGCCCTTCGACCCGGTTCTCCCTCCGTCGATTTCTGAGCGATCCAACGAGCTTCTCAGTGCTGGGTACGAACGCGCTGCTTCTGAATGTAGGCGGAAAGTCCAGAAGATCATCCAAGAATGCCGAAGGGTGAATATGCGATATCGGGATCCTGGGTGGGATCTG GACTGGGATCtcaagatggaaaaggggcatACTCTCAACACCCTAGGACGCACCAAATACGACCTCAGCATGTCGACCATGCTCAACCCCAGCTCCGTTGTTCCCAAGGCCGTCAAGCGAGTCCACGAGATCTTCGAGAAGCCGACCTTCATGGCCAATCTCAGCGGAAACGACGTCAAGCAGGGTAGTCTTGGCGACTGCTGGTTGATGGCTAGTTTCTCGGGACTGGCCAATGTGGAGGATGGTATCAAGCGCATCTGCGTCGAGTACGATACCCGCATTGGCATCTACGGCTTTGTCTTCTACAGAG ATGGCGAGTGGATCTACTCTATCATCGACGACAAGCTCTTTCTCAAGTCGCCTTGCTGGGACTCTCCTAGCATGCAGCGCGATCTCTTGCAGCAAATTGACCGCGAGGACGTCGAAAGAGTTTACCGACAGACGTATCAAACAGGCTCAAAAGCCCTGTTCTTTGCTCAATGCAAGGATCAGAACGAAACCTGGGTGCCGCTCATCGAGAAGGCATATGCCAAAGCACACGGTGATTACGCCTccttggctggtggctggATCGGTGAGGGATTGGAAGACCTCTCGGGAGGTGTCACCACCGAGCTTCTTGCATCTGACATCTTGGATCTTGACGGATTCTGGGAGAACGAACTCAGCCGAGTCAACGAGGAGTTTCTCTTTGGCTGCAGCACTGGTCTTCTCGACGGCGGCTACGGCGATCGTGACGGCATCTCAGAAGGCCACGCATACGTCGTGATGGAAGCTCGCACCCTCAAGAATGGTACTCGCCTTCTCAAACTCAGAAATCCCTGGGGTAAGACCAAGAAGGGTATCTGGGAAGGCGCGTGGTCTGATGGCTCAAAGGAGTGGACCACCGAGGTACAGGAAGAACTGGGCCACCATTTCGGCAGCGACAGCGTCTTCTGGATCTCGTACGAGGACCTGCTTCGCAAGTACCAGCATTTCGACCGGACTCGCCTGTTCCGCGAGAAAGACTGGCGCTGCTGTCAGAGATGGATCGGCGTCGAGGTGCCGTGGAAGCCTCAGTACAACGAAAAGTTCCACATCAAGTTGACAAAGGAGTCTCCTCTTGTCATTGTTCTGAGTCAGCTCGACAACCGCTACTTCAAGGGACTTCATGGCCAGTACTCATTCCGCCTGCAATTCCGACTGCACGAGCAAGACCGACCAGACCCGGAAGACTACATTGTCCGTAGCCATGGAAACTATCTCATGGATCGTTCTGTCTCTATTGAACTCCCGTCCATGCTGCCTGGAAACTACAGCGTGTTCATCAGCGTCGTTGGCGAGCGAGATTCTGAGGCCTTGAgcattgaggaggttgtcaagcGCGAGTGCAAGAAGCGCGTCGAGAATGAGAAGCTCGCCCAGGTTGGCTATGCCTATGATCTGGCTCACAGCAAAGCCGCTGCCCATCTGGAAGCTGTCAAGAAGCTTCGTAAGAAGGCAGACCAGAAGAAGGCCAGCGAGGCTCGTGTCAAGGAGCGCCGCAAGAATTGGGAAAAGCGTCACCTTAACCGGGAGATCACCAAGAAGCAAGGCcgcaagaacaacaagaagctcgaggctAAGCAAGCTGCCCGTGAGGCTAAGAAGCGCgcggaagaggagctgaagCCCAAGGATGCTGGCGTTCAGACTGACATCGCCCCGAAGGAGGAAAAGCCTGTCGAGGCCAGGGCTACTGATGTTCCCAAGACAGACGAGTCCAAGGATGCAAAGTCTGATGACAAGACCCCCGGCTCCAAGATCGAGGGGCGGGACACACAGAAGAAGGAAGCCGACAAAGCGGCCGAGGATCCAGCCAAGGCCGAGACGGAGCCCAAGAGAGAAGACAGCACGCCGGTAGTAGTAGATGATGCCAAGAGTTCCGacgaagaaggtgaagacaCCCCGCTCGCCACTCCCTCTGAGACTCCTTCTCTCGAGAAGACGGAACACGAAGCTTCTGGACTATCTGGGGACGAGACCGAGAGGACGCCtgacgagaagaaggaggccacCGAGACTTCAAAAGACAAGGCTGACGACAAAGCAGaagacaagaccaaggacaaggatCAAGCCAAGGGTGAGGACAATCCTGAGCAGCCCAAGGATGAAGATGCCGAAACACCGTCTGCAGCTACCTCGGAGTCTTCGGGCACTCCACAACTCACCCCCAAGAGCGATGCTGCCACCCCTGATACGGACAaggccaagcccaaggaTGAAGACAAGGCTGCAGCTGCGGCCTCGTCTCCCACTTCTACTGgatcccctcccccgtcacCGGCCACTTCCAAcccttccccaccacctcccgtGCAGCAAAAGAAGCCGCCCAACATGTACGTGACCTCAGATGGCGAGTCGAGCGCCTCCCCGGTCGAAGACTGGGAAGCGCTTTACAGCAGCGACGACATGACGCGCAAGCCGCGCATGGCCGCCCCGCCCCCTGCTGGTCAAGCCGTCGTCAGCAAGTATCGGGACGAAACAGAGGATGAGAACGAGCCCGATCCATGGAATGCCATTTGCGTGGTCGGCCTCAGAGTCTACTCCAAGGATGAAAATCTGGAGCTTCGTGTGGTTATGGAAGGcggtgagcttggtgagggtggtatGGGTGAGAAGGGCGGAGTCGATCTGGATAACGCCCAGGCCAATGCTGGTGGCGCCCGGAGCACCAAGATTCACAGGGACGAAGAGagtgagaaggaggaggcggcatATGAAGGCGATAGCGAGGtagagaagaggaagaagaaggagaagagaaagaaaaagggaaagaagagcaGCGGAAGTGAGAGCAGCAGtgggagcagcagcgagAGCGGTGAGGAAGAGCAGAGCCAGAAGGACAAGAATAAGGAGGACGATGGAATGGCTAAATATCCAGTAATTGTACAGAAGGGTAAGGGTGAGGAAGAGTACGAGACTGCGGTGGAGTCACAGCTGGAGAACTGA
- a CDS encoding uncharacterized protein (EggNog:ENOG503PBQ8; COG:O; MEROPS:MER0002653), giving the protein MVPTYTRLSTLAVSLLAVSATTTAHVLLPFAQHHERGHQLSARNDGTTQLSLVTETYAYAVEAEVGTPAQKMKMLVSPNTGHSWVISSSSSNCMDYTRYRYCTQYNDRYPYDPTEWGDPVGTPCTEGEVVTRPGQCLWGTYNSSLSSTYLTANQRYMNFEASTAEGSVSGTNMTDHLKIGGLTVEDYPMGLITSSSAHVGVLGLGFNSSGYLYSSYSSSSSYTTQMYTNFIDRLVQGGKSKSQAYSMWLDDAEGKSGGLLFGAVDRSRYTGDLVRLSGSNDYLSVAGNMVENVFGTVINTINGTKGGKELSALRTHDFPLDVSISPSNIYSFLPSGMADQMAEAVGATWNTTLGGFVIPCDASLSNAVQYQIEVGGPGGPVLHVETSDLIVQPSVYAGRTSSSASVLEPAKLMGASNLCFFGIQKRTNSYSSSSRLSTYANIGSSLLRRSYLVFDLSNHEIAIARAKFASNENKPSPDIVPFSRFGAKVPGAKQLPVTCSSSGCNDNLDGGNFDDGDSNDRGSGSGSWSGYYPGSSAAAERLHWRNVALGLGIAGGILCIVAVVAAVVVCRRIRRAEKNSDKEEEASDANSGDVAVGVAQAAPINRRSSPPAVLMPVIEEKQEASGSTEQPAKDKDSTS; this is encoded by the exons ATGGTGCCGACTTACACTCGTTTATCGACACTCGCTGTCTCACTTCTGGCAGTCAGCGCAACGACGACCGCGCATGTGCTTCTCCCATTTGCACAGCACCACGAGCGCGGCCACCAGCTCTCTGCCCGCAACGATGGCACAACTCAGCTCTCGCTCGTCACAGAGACGTATGCTTACGCCGTAGAGGCTGAAGTTGGGACGCCTGCCCAAAAGATGAAGATGTTGGTGTCGCCCAATACCGGGCATTCTTGGGTCATCAGCagttcatcatcaaactgCATGGACTACACTCGGTATAGGTACTGCACTCAGTACAACGATAGGTATCCCTACGATCCAACAGAATGGGGCGATCCGGTGGGAACGCCCTGCACCGAGGGAGAAGTCGTTACACGGCCAGGGCAGTGCTTATGGGGAACCT ACAACTCGAGTCTTTCATCTACCTATTTGACAGCCAACCAGCGATACATGAACTTCGAGGCGAGTACAGCCGAAGGCAGCGTCTCCGGAACCAACATGACGGATCATCTCAAGATTGGCGGCCTGACAGTGGAGGACTACCCAATGGGCCTGATTACCTCTTCTAGCGCCCATGTTGGTGTACTCGGGCTCGGCTTCAACAGCTCCGGCTACTTGTACTCGTCGtattcgtcgtcgtcgtcttaCACAACGCAAATGTACACCAACTTCATCGACCGACTCGTTCAGGGAGGCAAGAGCAAATCTCAAGCCTACAGCATGTGGCTCGACGATGCCGAGGGAAAGTCGGGCGGGCTGTTGTTCGGTGCCGTGGATAGGTCGAGATATACGGGCGACCTTGTGCGCCTGTCCGGGTCGAACGATTACCTTTCCGTGGCCGGCAACATGGTTGAAAACGTGTTTGGCACCgtgatcaacaccatcaacggAACCAAGGGTGGCAAGGAACTGTCGGCTCTGCGCACACATGACTTCCCACTCGACGTCTCGATCAGCCCAAGCAATATTTACTCGTTCCTCCCCAGTGGGATGGCGGATCAGATGGCCGAAGCAGTGGGGGCGACCTGGAACACCACCCTTGGAGGCTTTGTGATACCCTGTGACGCCTCCCTATCCAACGCAGTTCAGTACCAgatcgaggttgggggaCCAGGTGGCCCGGTTCTCCACGTCGAGACGAGCGATCTTATCGTCCAACCAAGCGTTTACGCTGGCCGCACCAGCAGCTCCGCGAGTGTCCTTGAGCCCGCCAAGCTCATGGGCGCAAGCAACCTCTGCTTCTTTGGCATTCAGAAACGAACCAACAGCTACAGCTCGTCGTCTCGTCTGAGCACATATGCCAATATCGGCAGTTCCCTTTTGCGGCGCAGTTATCTTGTTTTCGACCTCAGCAACCATGAAATTGCCATCGCGCGGGCCAAGTTTGCCTCGAATGAAAACAAGCCCTCTCCAGACATTGTGCCGTTCAGTCGGTTCGGAGCCAAGGTGCCCGGTGCCAAACAACTCCCAGTTACTTGCTCGAGCAGCGGTTGCAACGACAACTTGGACGGTGGGAATTTCGATGATGGGGACTCAAACGACCGCGGATCCGGCTCGGGCTCGTGGTCTGGCTATTACCCCGGGAGTTCAGCGGCCGCTGAACGTCTACACTGGCGAAATGTGGCTCTTGGGTTGGGTATAGCCGGCGGTATCCTCTGCAtcgttgccgttgttgcGGCCGTCGTGGTGTGCAGGCGAATTAGGCGTGCGGAGAAGAATTCGgacaaggaagaagaggcaagCGATGCGAACTCTGGCGACGTGGCTGTGGGTGTTGCGCAAGCTGCGCCCATCAACAGGAGATCGTCGCCGCCGGCTGTCCTGATGCCTGTGATTgaggagaagcaggaagCGTCAGGTTCGACAGAGCAGCCAGCAAAGGACAAAGACAGTACCAGTTGA
- a CDS encoding uncharacterized protein (EggNog:ENOG503P448): protein MAASTQSTAPAPKAPKKGGFSLPFLYRFFFLLVEPISALVGAYFAVFDQETYLRLTHAASAASPIPTSTSIVLSQLGNLYFFFAINEALVLRATSDIVVWRTVLFCLLVGDLGHLYTVKQLGVQIYWDIFNWNAIDIGNIPFVCLGATMRIAFLAGIGFSSTKGTKSAKAA, encoded by the coding sequence ATGGCCGCCTCAACTCAATCAACGGCCCCTGCGCCTAAAGCTCCAAAGAAGGGCGGGTTTTCACTTCCTTTTCTCTACCGattctttttcctccttgTCGAACCCATCTCGGCGCTCGTTGGCGCATATTTTGCCGTTTTCGACCAAGAGACCTACCTCAGGCTCACTCACGCCGCCTCTGCCGCTTCGCCGATCCCGACAAGCACATCGATTGTACTGTCTCAGCTTGGGAACTTGTATTTCTTCTTTGCTATCAACGAAGCTCTTGTGCTCAGAGCTACATCTGATATCGTCGTGTGGAGGACCGTCCTTTTCTGCCTTCTCGTTGGCGACCTCGGCCACCTGTATACGGTCAAGCAGCTGGGCGTGCAGATCTACTGGGACATCTTCAACTGGAACGCCATTGATATTGGGAACATTCCGTTTGTGTGTCTTGGGGCAACCATGAGAATCGCGTTCTTGGCCGGCATTGGTTTCTCGTCGACGAAAGGGACGAAATCAGCGAAGGCAGCATAA
- a CDS encoding uncharacterized protein (EggNog:ENOG503NVVI; COG:Q), which produces MPYPETFTGFQVNGPETWTEFHKNEFQPKPFGDYDVDIKIEACGVCGSDVHTISGGWGEQHFPLAVGHEIIGTAIRVGSKVSLIKEGQRVGVGAQSYSCLDCRQCKNDNETYCQKQLDTYGAKWPDTGIVSQGGYSSHVRTHEHWVFPIPDALPSTVAAPMLCAGLTAYSPLVRNGCGPGKKVGIVGLGGIGHLGLLFAKALGAEVWAISRTHSKEADAKAMGADGFLATSDRDWNVPHKMTFDLIINTANSFEGFDLDAYLSLLDIHAKWVSVGLPEDDGIKVRNQTFLTNGCFFGSSHLGSRKEVLTMLQLAADKGIKTWVQEVQISKENLAETLTKLHNNDVRYRYCLTGYEEQFGA; this is translated from the exons ATGCCATATCCCGAGACCTTCACCGGGTTCCAGGTGAATGGACCAGAGACCTGGACCGAGTTCCACAAGAACGAGTTCCAACCGAAGCCATTTGGCGATTACGATGTGGATATCAAGATTGAGGCTTGTGGTGTGTGCGGGAGTGATGTCCATACCATCAGTGGCGGCTGGGGAGAGCAGCATTTCCCTCTTGCAGTTGGTCACG AAATAATAGGCACTGCTATCCGCGTGGGATCAAAGGTGTCTCTTATTAAAGAAGGCCAGCGCGTCGGTGTCGGAGCTCAAAGTTATTCTTGCCTCGACTGCCGACAATGCAAAAACGACAACGAAACCTATTGCCAAAAACAGCTGGATACGTACGGCGCCAAATGGCCCGACACAGGCATCGTCTCCCAAGGTGGCTACTCCAGCCATGTGAGAACACACGAGCACTG ggtcttccccatccccgacGCTCTCCCCTCTACCGTTGCTGCCCCTATGCTCTGCGCCGGCTTGACCGCCTATTCCCCCCTCGTCCGTAATGGCTGCGGCCCCGGCAAGAAAGTAGGCATCGTCGGGCTCGGCGGCATCGGCCATCTGGGTCTCCTGTTCGCCAAGGCCCTCGGCGCCGAAGTCTGGGCCATCTCCCGCACGCACAGCAAGGAAGCTGATGCCAAAGCCATGGGCGCTGACGGGTTTCTGGCCACGTCAGACAGGGACTGGAACGTGCCTCATAAGATGACCTTTgacctcatcatcaataCGGCAAACTCGTTTGAAGGGTTTGATCTGGACGCGTATCTGAGTTTGTTGGATATTCATGCCAAATGGGTCAGTGTCGGTTTGCCAGAGGATGACGGAATCAAGGTCCGGAACCAGACATTCTTGACCAACGGGTGTTTCTTTGGAAGCTCGCACTTGGGGAGCAGGAAGGAGGTGTTGACTATGCTGCAGCTGGCGGCTGACAAGGGGATCAAGACCTGGGTGCAGGAGGTCCAAATCAGCAAAGAGAATCTCGCCGAGACGCTGACAAAGCTGCACAACAATGATGTACGGTATCGGTATTGCCTGACTGGCTACGAGGAGCAGTTCGGAGCCTGA
- a CDS encoding uncharacterized protein (EggNog:ENOG503P9K1), whose product MAITSAITDLISSFLELFSSLFHTVFAITNSFVSGILSLFNGFFIFIGDIFKGVFDVVGGVGRFLAGNIVILGIIAAAGYAYVRFAGQQTGRSGRPVANGVGKGLKTQ is encoded by the exons ATGgccatcaccagcgccatcaccgacctcatctcctccttcctcgagctcttctcctccctcttccacaccgtcttcgccatcaccaactcctTTGTCTCCGGCATCCTCAGCCTCTTCAAcggcttcttcatcttcatcggcGACATCTTCAAGGGTGTGTTTGACGTCGTAGGCGGCGTGGGCAGGTTCCTTGCCG GCAACATTGTCATCCTGGGTATcatcgctgctgctgggtaTGCATATGTCCGCTTTGCTGGTCAGCAGACGGGCCGGTCGGGGCGACCCGTTGCAAATGGTGTCGGAAAGGGGTTGAAGACGCAGTAA